DNA sequence from the Amycolatopsis sp. Hca4 genome:
GGTTTTCGCCGATAAGCTGCGCCGGGTGAGCGAACTGACGCCCGACCAGATGCGGGCCTCCGACGCGGACCGTGAACGCGTCGCCCAGGTGCTGCACAACGCCCTCGCGGAGGGGCGGATCACCGTCAACGAACTGGAAGAGCGGCTCACCACGGTCTACGCGGCGAAGACGCTGGGAGAACTCAAACCGGTGACGGCGGACCTGCCCTCGTCGTCCGCGGCCGTCGAGCCGGCCACCACCCGGGCGCTCGGATTCCCGGACCAGCGGATCGGCGGCCACCCGGGCAGCCCGGTGTCGATCGGCGTGCTGTCGGGAGCGGTCCGCAAGGGCAGCTGGGTCCTGCCCCCGCAGCACAACAGCCTGGCGTTCTGGGGCGGCGCGGAGATCGACCTCCGCCAGGCCCGCTTCGCCGACCGCCACTGCACGATCACCGCGGTCGCGATCATGGGCGGCATCCAGATCACGGTGCCGGACGACATCAACGTGGACGTGACGGGCATCGGCCTGATGGGCGGGTTCACCCTGGAGGACAAGTCGGGCGCGCCGCCCGCACCGCCGACGGCACCGACGGTGAAGATCAACGGGCTGGCGTTCTGGGGCGGGGTCGTCGTGTACCGGAAGCCGGCGAAACGGGCTGAGCCGCCGCAGATCGAAGGCGCCTGACCTCGTCGTTGTGACGCGCTCAGCACCCAGCGTCACAACCGATGGGGGCTCGAACTGTCGGACCCGCCGCCTAGACTCAGGCGCATGACAGCCACGACCAGCACGTCAGCGGCGCCGGCCACCCCGGCACCCCTGGTGGAAGCGACTCGCGACGACGCGAGCCTGCGCCGGTTCCTGCTCGGGCTGCCCGGTGTCGACCAGGTCGGCGTCGAGCAGCGCGCGGCGGGCCTCGGCACGCGCAGCATCAAGAAGGACGCCAAGCGGTGGGCCATCGACACCGCCATCTCCATGGTCGACCTGACCACCCTGGAGGGCGCCGACACCCGGGGCAAGGTCCGCGCGCTCGCCGCGAAGGCCGTCCGGCCCGATCCCGAGCGGCAGGACACCCCGCGCGTCGCCGCCGTCTGCGTGTACCCGGACATGGTCGCCACGGCCGTCGAAGCGCTCGAGGGCAGCGGCGTGCACGTCGCCAGCGTCGCCACCGGCTTCCCCGCCGGGCGCACCAGCCTCGAGATCAAGCTGGCCGACACGAAGATCGCCGTCGACGCCGGCGCGCACGAAGTCGACATGGTGATCGACCGCGGTGCCTTCC
Encoded proteins:
- a CDS encoding DUF1707 domain-containing protein, which translates into the protein MRASDADRERVAQVLHNALAEGRITVNELEERLTTVYAAKTLGELKPVTADLPSSSAAVEPATTRALGFPDQRIGGHPGSPVSIGVLSGAVRKGSWVLPPQHNSLAFWGGAEIDLRQARFADRHCTITAVAIMGGIQITVPDDINVDVTGIGLMGGFTLEDKSGAPPAPPTAPTVKINGLAFWGGVVVYRKPAKRAEPPQIEGA
- the deoC gene encoding deoxyribose-phosphate aldolase; its protein translation is MTATTSTSAAPATPAPLVEATRDDASLRRFLLGLPGVDQVGVEQRAAGLGTRSIKKDAKRWAIDTAISMVDLTTLEGADTRGKVRALAAKAVRPDPERQDTPRVAAVCVYPDMVATAVEALEGSGVHVASVATGFPAGRTSLEIKLADTKIAVDAGAHEVDMVIDRGAFLEGRYMAVFEEIQAVKAACGDAHLKVILETGELATYDNVRRASWLALLAGGDFIKTSTGKVSPAATLPVTHIMLQAVRDWHAHTGELRGVKPAGGIRTTKDAIKYLVAVHEVAGEQWLTPDLFRFGASSLLNDLLLQRRTQVDGHYSGPDYVTVD